The DNA region CGCGCCCAGCAGCATGGCGCCGCCCGCCGCGACCGGGCGGAAGACCTGGATCGCGCCTTCCTCGCCCAGTTGCACCAGGCCGGTGCGCAGTTGCTTGGTGCGCAGCGGGTCCTTCACTTCGACGGCCTGGAACAGTTCCGGCGCGAAGAAAGGCAGGCCGGTGAATTGCAGTTGTTCGCCTTCGGTCAGCACGTCGCCCAGTTGCAGCACGCCGTGGTTGGGAATGCCGATCACGTCGCCCGCGTAGGCCTCGTCCAGCAGCTCGCGGCGCTGCGACAGGAAGGAGACGACGTTGTTGGGCCGCATTTCCTTGTTGGTGCGGCTGACCTTCAGGCGCATGCCGCGTTCGAAACGGCCGGAGCAGACCCGCACGAAGGCCACGCGGTCGCGGTGCGCCGGGTCCATGTTGGCCTGCACCTTGAAGACCACGCCGCTGAAGCGCGGTTCGTCGGGCTGGACCTCGCGCTCCAGCGCCTGCCGGGGGCCGGGGCGCGGCGCCATGTCGACCAGCGCGTCCAGCACTTCCTGCACGCCGAAGTTGTTGATGGCCGAGCCGAAGAACACCGGCGTCTGCCGGCCCGCGAGGAATTCGGCTTCGTCGTAGGGCGGCGAAGCCTCGTTGATCAGGGCGATCTCGCCGTTGGCCTGCTCGAAGGCGCTGCCGAAGCGCTGGGCGATTTCCGGATTGCCCAGGCCCTGGATGAATTCGTCGTCGCCGCCGCGGCGTTCCTGGCCCGGACGGAATAGGCGCATGCGGTCCTGGCGGATGTCGAACACCCCGCCGAAGGCCTTGCCCATGCCCACCGGCCAGGAGAAGGGCACGGTGTCCATGCCCAGGTGCGATTCGATTTCCGACAGCAGGTCCAGCGGCTCGCGGACTTCGCGGTCCATCTTGTTGATGAAGGTGATGATGGGCGTGTTGCGCGCGCGGCAGACCTGCAGCAGGCGCTTGGTCTGCGGCTCCACGCCGTTGGCGGCGTCGATCACCATGAGCGCGGCGTCCACCGCCGTCAGCACGCGGTACGTATCTTCCGAGAAGTCCTGGTGGCCCGGGGTGTCGAGCAGGTTGATGACGCAGTCGCGATATTCCATCTGCATCACCGACGAAGCCACCGAGATGCCGCGCTGCTTTTCGATTTCCATCCAGT from Bordetella genomosp. 10 includes:
- a CDS encoding peptide chain release factor 3, whose translation is MNIQQEVARRRTFAIISHPDAGKTTLTEKLLLFAGAIQIAGSVKARKASRHASSDWMEIEKQRGISVASSVMQMEYRDCVINLLDTPGHQDFSEDTYRVLTAVDAALMVIDAANGVEPQTKRLLQVCRARNTPIITFINKMDREVREPLDLLSEIESHLGMDTVPFSWPVGMGKAFGGVFDIRQDRMRLFRPGQERRGGDDEFIQGLGNPEIAQRFGSAFEQANGEIALINEASPPYDEAEFLAGRQTPVFFGSAINNFGVQEVLDALVDMAPRPGPRQALEREVQPDEPRFSGVVFKVQANMDPAHRDRVAFVRVCSGRFERGMRLKVSRTNKEMRPNNVVSFLSQRRELLDEAYAGDVIGIPNHGVLQLGDVLTEGEQLQFTGLPFFAPELFQAVEVKDPLRTKQLRTGLVQLGEEGAIQVFRPVAAGGAMLLGAVGQLQFEVVAHRLKAEYNADARLMPSRYTMARWITSEDPKALRKFMDANAAHIAYDVVDAAAFLVSSPAQLRVAEELYPDVKFHAMREHGGRVFGDKVQA